One Chlorobaculum limnaeum genomic window carries:
- a CDS encoding ABC transporter ATP-binding protein, with product MLEARKLVKSYALPGQPPLRILDGIDLTVGPGEMVTVIGASGSGKTTLLNLLGTLDAPDEGELRFDGAPIFEGSRCLFSKKELAAFRNRKIGFVFQFHHLLSDFTALENVAMAEFIGTGKLKPAKERAAVLLEKLGLKARFDHLPSELSGGEQQRVAIARALMNNPKLVLADEPSGNLDSRNSRMLYELMATLSKERQTSFVIVTHNEEFAATADRCLHMQDGRLRVCGG from the coding sequence ATGCTCGAAGCACGCAAGCTCGTCAAATCGTACGCCCTGCCGGGCCAGCCGCCGCTGCGGATTCTCGACGGCATCGACCTCACGGTGGGGCCGGGTGAAATGGTGACCGTCATCGGTGCGTCAGGCAGCGGCAAGACCACGCTGCTCAACCTGCTCGGAACGCTCGACGCGCCGGACGAGGGGGAACTGCGCTTCGACGGAGCGCCGATCTTTGAGGGAAGCCGCTGCCTCTTCTCGAAAAAGGAGCTGGCCGCCTTCCGCAACCGCAAGATCGGCTTCGTCTTTCAGTTCCACCACCTGCTCTCGGACTTCACGGCGCTCGAAAACGTCGCGATGGCCGAGTTCATCGGCACCGGCAAGCTCAAGCCCGCCAAAGAGCGGGCCGCCGTGCTGCTCGAAAAGCTGGGTCTGAAAGCGCGATTCGACCATCTACCGTCGGAGCTGTCGGGCGGCGAGCAGCAGCGTGTGGCCATCGCGAGGGCGCTGATGAACAATCCGAAGCTCGTGCTCGCCGACGAACCGAGCGGCAACCTCGACAGCCGCAACAGCCGGATGCTCTACGAGCTGATGGCCACGCTCAGCAAGGAGCGCCAGACCTCGTTCGTCATCGTCACGCACAACGAAGAGTTCGCCGCCACCGCCGACCGCTGCCTCCACATGCAGGACGGCCGCCTGCGGGTGTGCGGGGGGTGA
- a CDS encoding glutamate-5-semialdehyde dehydrogenase produces the protein MTEHEAIVKQLQAVQNASRKIVTLDTETIDGLLVELADRIPAAADAILEANRKDLDRMDAADPRYDRLLLNESRLKAIAADLRNVAALPSPLDRVLEERVLPNGLELRKVSVPLGVVGIIYESRPNVTFDVFALCLKSGNATVLKGGSDASFSNIAIVELIQTVIRDRGLDADMIYLLPAEREAAHILLNAVGYIDVIIPRGSQQLIDFARKHSTVPVIETGAGIVHTYFDESGDIAMGRDIVFNAKTRRPSVCNALDTLIVHESRIDDLPVLVELLEEKMVQLYADEPAYYKLLGRYPDELLEMATPEHYGTEFLSLKLSIKTVASFEEALDHIARHSSKHSEAIIASDQAAIDDFMKRVDAAAVYANTSTAFTDGAQFGLGAEIGISTQKLHARGPMALRELCSYKWLVTGQGQVRPA, from the coding sequence ATGACCGAACACGAAGCTATCGTCAAACAACTGCAGGCCGTTCAGAACGCCAGCCGCAAGATCGTGACCCTCGATACGGAAACCATCGATGGCCTGCTCGTCGAGCTTGCCGACCGAATTCCCGCCGCTGCCGATGCGATCCTCGAAGCCAATCGCAAGGACCTCGACCGCATGGACGCCGCCGATCCGCGCTACGACCGGCTGCTCCTGAACGAGTCGCGGCTGAAGGCAATCGCCGCCGACCTGCGCAACGTGGCCGCACTGCCCTCGCCGCTCGACCGCGTACTCGAAGAGCGCGTCCTGCCAAACGGACTGGAGCTTCGGAAAGTCTCGGTGCCGCTCGGCGTCGTCGGCATCATCTACGAATCGCGCCCGAACGTCACCTTCGACGTCTTCGCGCTCTGCCTGAAATCGGGCAACGCCACCGTGCTGAAAGGCGGCAGCGACGCGTCGTTCTCGAACATCGCCATCGTGGAGCTGATCCAGACGGTGATTCGCGACCGGGGCCTCGATGCCGACATGATCTACCTTTTGCCCGCCGAGCGCGAGGCGGCGCACATCCTGCTCAACGCGGTGGGCTACATCGACGTCATCATTCCGCGCGGCAGCCAGCAGCTCATCGACTTTGCCCGCAAGCACTCCACCGTGCCGGTAATCGAAACCGGCGCGGGCATCGTGCACACCTACTTCGACGAGAGCGGCGACATCGCGATGGGGCGCGACATCGTCTTCAACGCCAAGACCCGCCGCCCGAGCGTCTGCAACGCGCTCGACACGCTGATTGTGCACGAAAGCCGCATCGACGACCTGCCGGTGCTGGTGGAGCTGCTCGAAGAGAAAATGGTGCAGCTTTACGCCGACGAACCGGCGTATTACAAGCTGCTCGGTCGCTACCCCGACGAGCTGTTGGAGATGGCCACCCCGGAGCATTACGGCACGGAGTTCCTGTCGCTGAAGCTGTCGATCAAGACGGTCGCGAGCTTCGAGGAGGCGCTCGACCACATCGCCCGCCACAGCTCGAAGCACAGCGAGGCGATCATCGCCTCCGACCAGGCAGCGATCGACGACTTCATGAAGCGGGTCGATGCGGCGGCGGTTTACGCCAACACCTCGACCGCGTTTACCGACGGGGCGCAGTTCGGCCTCGGCGCGGAGATCGGCATCAGCACGCAAAAGCTCCACGCTCGCGGCCCGATGGCGCTCAGGGAGCTGTGCAGCTACAAGTGGCTCGTCACCGGCCAGGGGCAAGTGAGGCCCGCCTGA
- a CDS encoding flavin reductase family protein: MSRVAFPLSEVYGLVEPGPVVLLTTAGKARPNVMAQSWHTMMEFEPPLVGCIVSDRNYSFDLLEASGECVIAIPSVELADKVVKCGNCSGAEIDKFATFGLTPVAATEVAAPLVAECFANLECRVVDDSMVDRYGLFVLEVVRAWIDPVVKRPKTIHHRGRGCLMVAGKTITLESNAK, from the coding sequence ATGTCGAGAGTCGCTTTTCCCCTTTCGGAGGTGTACGGACTGGTCGAACCAGGGCCAGTTGTTTTGCTGACGACCGCCGGAAAAGCACGACCCAACGTGATGGCGCAGTCGTGGCACACGATGATGGAGTTCGAGCCGCCGCTGGTGGGCTGCATCGTCAGCGACCGCAACTACAGCTTCGACTTGCTCGAAGCGAGCGGCGAGTGCGTGATCGCGATCCCGTCGGTCGAGCTGGCCGACAAGGTGGTAAAGTGCGGCAACTGCTCGGGCGCGGAGATCGACAAGTTCGCGACGTTCGGCCTCACGCCGGTTGCGGCCACGGAGGTCGCCGCGCCGCTCGTCGCGGAGTGCTTCGCCAATCTTGAGTGCCGGGTCGTGGACGACAGCATGGTCGATCGCTACGGCCTCTTCGTGCTGGAGGTGGTCAGGGCGTGGATCGATCCGGTGGTGAAGCGTCCGAAGACAATCCATCACCGGGGTCGCGGGTGCTTGATGGTTGCCGGAAAAACGATAACGCTCGAATCGAATGCGAAATAG
- a CDS encoding cytochrome C yields the protein MKRNVLLTSCMIAPLMLAGLEGQARDRASIRNGRYLVMIAGCNDCHTKGYAFADGRIPESQWLKGDDLGWNGPWGTTWPVNLRLLASSMSEREWMRTKYAKTRPPMPWYALRDMTDRDFRDIYRYLRHLGPAGRPAPAFLPPDKIPPEPFVRYPR from the coding sequence ATGAAACGAAACGTGCTGTTGACCTCATGCATGATTGCGCCTTTGATGCTGGCGGGACTTGAAGGGCAGGCCAGGGATCGGGCGTCGATCCGCAATGGCCGGTATCTTGTCATGATCGCGGGATGCAATGATTGCCATACCAAGGGATATGCTTTTGCCGATGGGCGCATTCCCGAATCGCAGTGGCTCAAGGGGGATGATCTTGGCTGGAACGGCCCGTGGGGCACGACCTGGCCGGTCAATCTCCGCTTGTTGGCCAGCTCGATGAGCGAGAGGGAGTGGATGCGAACCAAATACGCCAAAACCCGTCCGCCGATGCCGTGGTACGCCCTGCGCGACATGACGGATCGGGATTTCCGTGACATTTACCGCTATCTCCGCCATCTCGGCCCCGCCGGTCGGCCTGCGCCAGCCTTCCTTCCGCCGGACAAAATTCCGCCGGAACCCTTTGTTCGCTATCCCCGGTAA
- a CDS encoding caspase family protein has protein sequence MKRSILAVLLAGFFTLLAVQVDAAGLKKALIIYHNDWGGTPAALKTELQSRGYTVSMTDSATSGLNALTSFSNLLASGDRLVVYLAGHGSNPRWNRSDTSKGTAASHFIEFNTGTLYVSQLAPLFEKIAGNGASLTVIDGSCNGGESVLYGMGKSYCVMATTGVYSPSLTGFPAPSDAIGKDSTPAAFGMWWASHKSASWLNGQIVLALPERINQRLFRNDNTDITNLSLFLRPSIGLLTGLDLGGWNLHYQYCYLYRLIYPEDYAALDAAEKAKFTNSVDTYLSSMHGYSDPAEAFFTRLDSYLNNAMLLNSAAAIYAANSSNAWKTLANDPNWNVTGEPGKYAAQMKGVTPDAYVGASGFMKMAGEIDFLMTVLKTGYAEQEDLLRQIDAAAKDLYGPVNIASIVKLTPVQRAWPPESVEQLKKFNNFEHSLINRFELIDRNLKIDRRNLLMKPTATRPVTQPSVAPSRRPVMRLTPVRNLSQAARPAVAAGGKSDAKQTIELNIQKYEPGFRTVVPVDKVGISHGLIDAMKKQKLEALIGKFKAISPMLYYAKGRISFLLSIVEDSISKAQGSSGCACEQKAF, from the coding sequence ATGAAACGGAGCATTCTTGCCGTGCTGCTCGCGGGCTTTTTTACCCTGCTGGCCGTTCAGGTCGATGCGGCGGGGCTGAAAAAGGCGCTCATCATCTATCACAACGACTGGGGGGGTACTCCGGCAGCGCTGAAAACCGAGCTTCAGAGTCGCGGGTACACGGTCTCCATGACCGACAGCGCAACCTCGGGACTGAACGCGCTGACCTCCTTTTCCAATCTCCTTGCCTCCGGCGACCGGCTCGTCGTCTATCTGGCGGGCCACGGCTCCAATCCGCGCTGGAATCGCAGCGATACCTCCAAAGGCACAGCCGCCTCGCATTTCATCGAGTTCAACACCGGCACGCTCTACGTCAGCCAGCTTGCGCCGCTGTTCGAAAAGATCGCGGGCAACGGGGCGAGCCTCACGGTGATCGACGGCAGTTGCAATGGCGGCGAATCGGTGCTCTACGGCATGGGCAAAAGCTATTGCGTCATGGCCACAACGGGCGTCTATTCTCCCAGTCTGACCGGCTTTCCCGCGCCTTCGGACGCCATCGGCAAGGATTCAACTCCGGCAGCGTTCGGCATGTGGTGGGCCTCGCACAAAAGCGCAAGCTGGCTGAACGGCCAGATCGTGCTCGCCCTTCCGGAGCGCATCAACCAGCGCCTCTTCCGGAACGACAACACCGACATCACCAACCTGTCGCTCTTCCTGCGCCCCTCGATCGGGCTTCTGACCGGCCTCGACCTGGGCGGCTGGAACCTGCACTACCAGTATTGCTACCTTTATCGCCTGATCTACCCCGAAGATTACGCCGCGCTCGACGCCGCCGAAAAGGCAAAATTCACCAACAGCGTCGATACCTACCTCTCTTCGATGCACGGCTACTCCGATCCTGCCGAAGCCTTCTTCACGCGGCTCGACAGCTACCTGAACAACGCGATGCTGCTCAACTCCGCCGCCGCGATCTATGCGGCCAACTCCAGCAATGCCTGGAAGACCCTGGCCAACGATCCGAACTGGAACGTCACCGGCGAACCCGGCAAGTACGCCGCGCAGATGAAGGGCGTGACGCCGGACGCCTATGTCGGCGCATCGGGCTTCATGAAGATGGCGGGCGAGATCGACTTCCTCATGACCGTCCTCAAGACCGGCTATGCCGAGCAGGAAGATTTGCTCCGCCAGATCGACGCCGCGGCCAAGGATTTGTACGGCCCTGTCAACATTGCCAGCATCGTCAAACTGACGCCGGTTCAGCGAGCCTGGCCGCCGGAATCCGTGGAGCAGCTCAAGAAGTTCAACAACTTCGAGCACTCTCTGATCAACCGCTTCGAGCTGATCGACAGGAATCTGAAGATCGACCGGCGCAACCTCCTGATGAAGCCGACCGCCACGCGGCCAGTCACCCAGCCATCAGTCGCTCCGTCGCGCCGCCCGGTGATGCGCCTCACGCCGGTTCGCAACCTCAGTCAAGCCGCTCGGCCCGCCGTTGCCGCTGGAGGCAAGTCCGACGCGAAACAGACGATCGAGCTGAACATCCAGAAATACGAGCCTGGTTTCCGGACGGTTGTGCCGGTTGACAAGGTCGGCATTTCGCACGGCCTTATCGACGCCATGAAGAAGCAGAAGCTCGAAGCGCTGATCGGCAAGTTCAAGGCCATCTCACCAATGCTTTATTACGCCAAAGGACGTATCAGCTTCCTGCTTTCGATCGTGGAAGATTCGATCAGCAAGGCGCAGGGAAGCAGCGGATGCGCCTGCGAACAGAAAGCCTTCTGA
- a CDS encoding OsmC family protein: MHATVSFDRNLPLVGLNAKGQHTFFDVTLDPSSPAMYASPMDIVLQSLAACSMLDIISILGKMKKEVITLDATLDAERAEEHPKVFTSIHVSFKLCSPDCTKPELDKAAGLSMDKYCSVTAMLKASGCRVTWDSEVVDG; the protein is encoded by the coding sequence ATGCACGCAACCGTCTCTTTCGACAGGAATCTGCCGCTTGTCGGACTCAACGCAAAGGGGCAGCACACCTTTTTCGACGTCACGCTCGATCCGTCCAGCCCCGCCATGTACGCCTCGCCAATGGACATCGTGCTCCAGTCGCTGGCGGCCTGTTCGATGCTGGACATCATCTCGATTCTCGGAAAGATGAAAAAGGAGGTGATCACCCTCGACGCCACGCTCGATGCCGAACGCGCCGAAGAGCATCCGAAGGTTTTTACGTCAATTCACGTCAGCTTCAAGCTGTGCAGTCCAGATTGCACCAAGCCGGAACTCGACAAAGCCGCCGGACTGTCGATGGATAAATATTGCAGCGTGACTGCCATGCTGAAAGCGTCGGGATGCAGGGTGACGTGGGATTCGGAGGTCGTGGATGGGTGA
- a CDS encoding rod shape-determining protein, with protein METYIDLGLDPGSANTVMCIRDKGIVVDEPTIVAVASDSGKWLAIGHEALNMHRKMHPGIHSIQPVTKGIIADYDTAQRLFRELLHSAKPRILFGIHRLVISIPYGITEVEKRAFFDMATEHLGVKEVHLVFEPIAAAIGAGIDPFEPVASLVVNLGADTTQIAVISLGGIVSGESLDVSGNQLDNEIIRHLRESHNLAISEYAAEQIKLHIAATDRPDQDGRLTVKGFNLRSGFPETQEISTAVLSEVIAAPLQEIVTAIKKSIEVLADKPDMAVDILERGIWLAGGGALLSGIDRRIQSATGLAVTICNEPQTTVSKGLSTILENFERYQPLLLDNKKKHK; from the coding sequence ATGGAAACCTACATCGATCTCGGTCTCGACCCCGGATCTGCAAACACGGTGATGTGCATACGCGATAAAGGTATCGTAGTCGATGAACCCACGATTGTCGCGGTGGCAAGCGATTCGGGCAAGTGGCTTGCCATCGGGCACGAAGCGCTCAACATGCACCGGAAAATGCATCCGGGCATCCACTCCATCCAGCCGGTAACCAAAGGTATCATCGCCGATTACGATACTGCGCAGCGGTTGTTCCGGGAGCTGCTGCACTCCGCCAAACCCAGAATTCTCTTTGGCATTCACCGGCTGGTGATCAGCATTCCTTACGGCATAACCGAAGTGGAAAAACGCGCGTTCTTCGACATGGCGACTGAGCACCTTGGCGTAAAGGAAGTTCATCTGGTGTTTGAACCGATAGCCGCGGCAATAGGCGCGGGCATCGACCCGTTCGAGCCGGTCGCAAGCCTTGTCGTCAATCTCGGAGCAGACACCACGCAAATCGCCGTCATATCGCTGGGCGGTATTGTTTCAGGTGAATCGCTCGACGTTTCGGGCAACCAGCTCGACAACGAAATCATCCGGCACTTGAGAGAATCACACAATCTGGCGATCAGCGAATACGCCGCCGAACAGATCAAGCTGCATATCGCCGCCACCGACCGGCCCGACCAGGACGGCCGACTGACGGTCAAAGGCTTCAACCTCCGGTCAGGCTTTCCCGAAACCCAGGAGATCAGCACCGCCGTCCTCAGCGAGGTTATCGCAGCCCCATTGCAGGAGATCGTCACGGCCATCAAAAAAAGCATCGAGGTGCTGGCCGACAAGCCGGACATGGCCGTCGATATTCTCGAACGAGGCATCTGGCTGGCGGGTGGCGGCGCGCTGTTGAGCGGAATCGACAGGAGAATCCAGTCCGCGACAGGACTCGCCGTAACGATCTGCAACGAACCGCAAACCACAGTCAGCAAAGGCCTGAGCACCATCCTCGAAAACTTCGAACGCTACCAGCCCCTTCTGCTCGACAACAAGAAAAAGCATAAATAG
- a CDS encoding bifunctional metallophosphatase/5'-nucleotidase — translation MIDRDSFTNIAHPDSRIRQATRRFGMLLALVSLFAALHLFPAAAFGLPARLTVLFTSDLHSYLSPRREMASDGSLREAGGYGRLAGAIDEERAQAGGATLVVDAGDFTQGTLYHTVLVDEALELRLMGAMGYDAVTFGNHDFDFRPSGAAGMLRAARAKAAALPRLLISNLRFSESDSGDDALERAFRDYPVRGYTVVERGGLRIGIFSVLGKDAAEDASFARPVTFADPVEAARKTVKMLKEREKVDLIVCLSHGGTNPEPRLSEDEKLAAIAPGIDVIVSGHTHTILQSPIKVGKTVIVSPGSYGAWLGVLDLMVEKGRDAEVRGYRLRKIDARTPEDPMIAQMITSFRSIVEERYLAHFGYRFDQVLARQPFDGQSIEDAYARPGETGLGNLVTDAYRFAVERAEGGRRHIDVAVDVLGCIRSSLYRGDIRVADVFKTASLGPVQYGYCGNTIVVVYLTGRDLKKLLEVQTSIAPSKKDALLSVSGIRFRYNPNRVPFDRVTSVEVEGRDKRFRPVESERLYSVAINSYLASFIDLIGKKSHGILSITPRDEAGKPVTEKDARRLTVMRNGEPLREWVALAEYLALFPEKDGTPTIPERYAKPEGRIIAEASWNPVALVAGGNWLTIAAAALIVIAVIVVILLTRRMAARRNHAISEKR, via the coding sequence ATGATCGACCGCGACAGCTTCACCAACATCGCTCATCCAGACTCCCGCATCCGGCAGGCCACGCGCCGGTTCGGGATGCTGCTTGCGCTTGTTTCGCTCTTCGCCGCGCTGCACCTCTTTCCGGCGGCGGCGTTCGGGTTACCGGCGCGGCTGACCGTGCTCTTCACCAGCGACCTCCACTCGTACCTCTCGCCGCGCCGCGAGATGGCGAGCGACGGCAGCCTTCGCGAGGCGGGCGGCTACGGGCGGCTGGCCGGAGCGATTGACGAGGAGCGCGCGCAGGCGGGCGGCGCGACGCTGGTCGTCGATGCGGGCGACTTCACCCAGGGTACGCTCTACCACACCGTTCTCGTGGACGAGGCGCTCGAACTGCGTCTCATGGGCGCGATGGGCTACGACGCCGTCACTTTCGGCAACCACGATTTCGACTTCCGCCCATCCGGCGCTGCGGGAATGCTTCGCGCCGCCCGCGCCAAAGCCGCCGCGCTGCCGCGACTGCTCATCTCGAACCTGCGCTTCAGCGAAAGCGACTCCGGCGACGACGCGCTGGAACGGGCCTTCCGCGACTACCCGGTGCGCGGCTATACAGTCGTCGAACGTGGCGGGCTGCGCATCGGCATCTTCAGCGTACTCGGCAAGGATGCCGCCGAAGACGCGAGTTTCGCCAGGCCGGTCACCTTTGCCGATCCGGTCGAAGCCGCCAGAAAAACCGTGAAGATGCTCAAGGAGCGCGAAAAGGTTGACCTCATCGTCTGCCTGTCGCACGGCGGAACCAACCCGGAGCCGCGCCTCTCCGAAGATGAAAAGCTCGCCGCCATCGCCCCCGGCATCGACGTGATCGTCAGCGGCCACACGCACACGATTTTGCAGTCGCCGATCAAGGTGGGAAAAACAGTCATCGTCTCCCCCGGATCGTACGGCGCGTGGCTCGGCGTGCTCGATCTGATGGTCGAAAAGGGGCGCGACGCTGAGGTGAGGGGCTACCGGCTGCGAAAGATCGACGCGAGGACGCCGGAAGATCCGATGATCGCGCAGATGATCACCAGCTTCCGGAGCATCGTCGAGGAGCGCTACCTCGCGCACTTCGGCTACCGCTTCGACCAGGTGCTCGCCCGCCAGCCCTTCGATGGCCAGAGCATCGAAGACGCCTACGCCCGCCCCGGCGAAACCGGCCTCGGCAACCTCGTCACCGACGCTTATCGCTTCGCCGTCGAGCGGGCGGAGGGAGGCCGCCGCCACATCGACGTTGCGGTGGATGTGCTCGGCTGCATCCGCTCGTCGCTCTACCGGGGCGACATCCGGGTGGCGGACGTCTTCAAGACCGCCTCGCTCGGCCCGGTGCAGTACGGCTATTGCGGCAACACCATCGTGGTCGTCTACCTCACGGGCCGCGACCTGAAAAAGCTGCTGGAGGTACAGACCAGCATCGCACCCTCGAAAAAGGACGCACTCCTGAGCGTCTCCGGCATCAGGTTTCGCTACAACCCGAACCGCGTGCCGTTCGACCGCGTCACCTCGGTCGAAGTCGAAGGGCGCGACAAGCGGTTCCGCCCGGTCGAAAGCGAGCGGCTCTACAGCGTGGCGATCAACTCCTACCTCGCCAGCTTCATCGACCTGATCGGCAAAAAATCGCACGGCATCCTCTCGATCACACCGCGGGACGAAGCGGGCAAGCCAGTGACAGAAAAAGATGCCCGCAGACTCACGGTAATGCGAAACGGCGAGCCGCTCCGCGAATGGGTCGCGCTGGCCGAGTACCTCGCATTGTTCCCGGAAAAGGACGGCACTCCGACGATCCCCGAACGCTACGCCAAGCCCGAAGGGCGCATCATCGCCGAAGCCTCGTGGAACCCCGTCGCCCTCGTAGCGGGAGGCAACTGGCTCACCATCGCCGCCGCCGCGCTGATCGTGATCGCGGTGATTGTCGTTATTTTGCTGACGCGCCGGATGGCAGCAAGACGAAATCATGCTATCAGCGAAAAGCGATAG
- a CDS encoding nitroreductase family protein produces the protein MNETISTILKRRSVRAYRPDPVGQPELDLMLEAARHAPSAMNQQPWHFTVIRNPELLRQLEEHCRGAFLDSKVEALREIARQEGFSVFYHAPMLVIISGDPSALAAQYDCTLATENMLLAATSLGIGSCWMNAVMMLHATEKGKAIFRELGIAFPEGYRPYAAAAFGYPAEPWPETPPKNADCVTIME, from the coding sequence ATGAACGAAACCATTTCTACGATCCTCAAGCGCCGCAGCGTGCGCGCCTACCGCCCCGATCCGGTCGGCCAACCGGAACTCGACCTGATGCTCGAAGCCGCCCGTCACGCGCCAAGCGCCATGAACCAGCAGCCGTGGCACTTCACGGTCATCCGCAATCCCGAACTGCTCCGCCAACTCGAAGAGCACTGCCGGGGCGCGTTCCTCGATTCGAAGGTCGAGGCGCTGCGGGAGATCGCCAGGCAGGAAGGGTTCAGCGTCTTTTACCACGCTCCGATGCTCGTCATCATCTCTGGCGACCCCTCGGCGCTCGCTGCGCAGTACGACTGCACGCTCGCGACGGAGAACATGCTGCTCGCCGCAACGTCGCTCGGCATCGGCAGTTGCTGGATGAACGCCGTCATGATGCTCCACGCCACCGAAAAAGGCAAGGCGATTTTCCGGGAACTCGGCATCGCCTTCCCGGAAGGCTACCGGCCCTACGCGGCGGCGGCTTTCGGCTATCCGGCGGAACCCTGGCCTGAAACTCCGCCGAAAAATGCCGACTGCGTCACCATCATGGAGTGA
- a CDS encoding uridine kinase family protein → MLGDVLLINDQHKSAAKAIFDRVLYDLELLEKRGEGGKFVVAISGESGTGKSEISHSLALLLKARNIRVKILHTDNYYRVHPLDRREHRISNNYELVGVEEYDWELLHRNIEDFRQNRKVSMPCIDIITDEVDELVTDFSKIQVLVIDGLYAIRTEGIDLRVFIDLTYHETRLSQLLRCKEPADGYRWSVLEREHHHVRSLMHLADLHVDRNYQVVDPASRQDIHVKRSP, encoded by the coding sequence ATGCTGGGAGATGTTCTGCTGATCAACGATCAGCACAAATCAGCGGCCAAAGCCATCTTCGACCGCGTGCTCTATGACCTCGAATTGCTGGAAAAACGAGGCGAAGGCGGCAAGTTCGTCGTAGCCATTTCGGGCGAATCGGGAACCGGAAAATCGGAAATCTCCCACTCGCTGGCCCTGTTGCTCAAGGCCAGGAACATCCGCGTCAAGATTCTGCACACCGACAACTACTACCGCGTCCATCCCCTCGACCGCCGCGAGCACCGGATCAGCAACAACTACGAGCTGGTCGGCGTGGAGGAGTATGACTGGGAGTTGCTGCACCGCAACATCGAGGATTTCCGCCAGAATCGCAAGGTTTCCATGCCCTGCATCGACATCATCACCGACGAAGTCGATGAGCTGGTCACCGATTTCAGCAAAATCCAGGTGCTCGTCATCGACGGTCTGTACGCCATCCGCACCGAAGGAATTGACCTGAGGGTCTTCATCGACCTGACCTACCACGAAACCAGGCTCAGCCAGTTGCTGCGCTGCAAGGAACCTGCGGACGGCTACCGCTGGAGTGTGCTCGAACGCGAGCACCATCACGTCCGGTCGCTGATGCACCTGGCCGATCTGCATGTGGACAGGAACTATCAGGTGGTCGATCCCGCTTCAAGGCAAGACATCCACGTCAAGCGATCGCCCTGA